In one Brevibacillus composti genomic region, the following are encoded:
- the mce gene encoding methylmalonyl-CoA epimerase yields the protein MEQRIRVLVAKPGLDGHDRGALVVAQALRDEGMEVVYTGLRQTPAQIAAAAIQEDVDCIGLSCLSGAHNELFPEVVRLLREQGADDILIVGGGVIPQEDIPFLKEQGIAEVFTPGTPTRVTADYIRAHVKRKRMTLQTAPSKIAHIGIAVKSLEAALPFYTQQLGLPLIGTEEVESEQVRIAFLQIGESRIELLEPASADSPIAKFIEKRGEGIHHIAFDVDHIEDRLQQLKENGIPLIHETPKPGAHGASIAFLHPKAAGGVLFELCQYPQAEGSKEESGHE from the coding sequence ATGGAACAAAGGATACGCGTACTGGTGGCAAAACCCGGCCTCGACGGACATGATCGCGGCGCGCTGGTCGTGGCACAGGCGCTGCGTGACGAAGGGATGGAAGTGGTCTACACCGGCCTGCGCCAGACGCCGGCCCAGATCGCAGCGGCCGCGATTCAGGAGGATGTAGACTGTATCGGTCTTTCTTGTCTCTCCGGCGCGCATAACGAGCTTTTTCCGGAAGTCGTCCGCCTGCTGCGGGAGCAGGGGGCAGATGACATCCTGATCGTAGGGGGGGGCGTGATTCCTCAGGAGGACATTCCTTTCCTGAAAGAACAGGGGATAGCGGAGGTGTTCACGCCAGGCACGCCGACGCGCGTGACCGCCGATTACATTCGGGCGCATGTGAAGCGGAAGCGGATGACGCTGCAGACGGCTCCCAGCAAAATCGCCCACATCGGGATCGCTGTCAAAAGTCTCGAGGCGGCCCTGCCCTTTTACACACAGCAGCTCGGTCTGCCGCTGATCGGCACGGAAGAGGTGGAGAGCGAGCAGGTGCGGATTGCTTTCCTGCAAATCGGCGAGAGCCGCATCGAGCTGCTGGAGCCTGCCAGTGCGGACAGTCCGATCGCCAAATTTATCGAGAAGCGCGGCGAGGGCATTCATCATATCGCTTTCGATGTAGACCATATCGAAGACCGCCTGCAGCAATTAAAGGAGAACGGCATTCCGCTCATCCATGAGACACCCAAGCCAGGTGCGCACGGGGCCAGCATCGCCTTCCTGCACCCGAAGGCAGCGGGCGGGGTCTTGTTTGAGCTGTGCCAGTATCCCCAGGCAGAAGGAAGCAAGGAGGAGTCCGGGCATGAGTGA
- a CDS encoding acyl-CoA mutase large subunit family protein, with protein sequence MTTKDCTELYRKWQQELNERLAKSPERKKQFATSSDIVVDPLYTPDNIDQHYMDNIGFPGQYPYTRGVQPNMYRGRLWTMRQYAGFGSAEETNKRFRYLLEQGQTGLSVAFDLPTQIGYDSDDPMAAGEVGKVGVAIDSLEDMEVLLEGIPLDKVSTSMTINAPASVLLAMYIAVGEKQGVPAAKLSGTIQNDILKEYIARGTYIFPPKPSMRLITDIFAYCAEHVPKWNTISISGYHIREAGSTAVQEVAFTIADGIAYVEAALKAGLDIDQFAPQLSFFFNGHNHFFEEIAKFRAARRMWARLMKERYGAKNPKSWQFRVHTQTGGSTLTAQQPDNNIVRVTLQALAAVLGGTQSLHTNSRDEALALPTEESARIALRTQQIIAFESGVTDTVDPLAGSYFVEYLTDQVEAKALEYLEKIEQLGGAVAAVEAGYMQREIHKQAYETQRKIESGEEKVVGMNCFQLEHEPQPELLRVDPTLGRKQKERLDALRAKRNNQAVEQTLAQLRAAAEGTENLMPSILECVRNYATIGEICGVLRDVFGEYRAV encoded by the coding sequence GTGACTACTAAAGATTGTACCGAACTGTACCGGAAGTGGCAACAGGAGCTAAACGAGCGACTGGCCAAGTCGCCCGAAAGAAAAAAGCAGTTTGCCACCTCGTCTGATATCGTGGTGGATCCATTGTATACGCCGGACAACATCGATCAGCACTACATGGATAACATCGGGTTTCCCGGTCAGTACCCGTATACGCGAGGCGTCCAGCCCAATATGTACCGCGGCAGACTGTGGACCATGCGGCAATACGCCGGCTTCGGTTCCGCCGAAGAGACGAACAAGCGCTTTCGCTATTTATTGGAGCAGGGGCAGACGGGATTAAGCGTTGCCTTTGACCTCCCCACACAGATCGGCTACGATTCCGACGATCCGATGGCTGCGGGAGAAGTGGGCAAGGTGGGCGTGGCGATTGATTCGCTGGAGGATATGGAGGTTCTCCTGGAAGGCATCCCGCTTGACAAGGTCAGCACTTCCATGACGATCAACGCACCGGCTTCGGTGCTGCTCGCCATGTACATCGCGGTGGGCGAAAAACAGGGCGTGCCAGCAGCAAAGCTATCGGGCACCATCCAGAATGACATTTTGAAAGAATACATCGCACGGGGCACCTATATTTTTCCGCCGAAGCCCTCGATGCGCTTGATAACAGATATCTTCGCCTACTGCGCGGAGCATGTGCCGAAGTGGAATACCATTTCCATCAGCGGCTACCACATTCGTGAAGCCGGCTCGACGGCTGTGCAGGAAGTGGCGTTTACGATTGCCGACGGCATTGCCTACGTGGAAGCCGCGCTCAAAGCGGGACTGGACATCGATCAGTTTGCACCGCAATTATCCTTTTTCTTCAATGGGCATAATCACTTTTTCGAAGAGATCGCCAAGTTCCGGGCGGCCAGACGGATGTGGGCGCGCTTGATGAAGGAGAGATACGGGGCGAAAAATCCGAAGTCCTGGCAGTTCCGCGTGCATACGCAGACCGGCGGTTCGACCCTGACGGCACAGCAGCCCGACAATAACATCGTACGGGTGACTCTGCAGGCGTTGGCTGCAGTCTTGGGCGGCACACAAAGCCTGCACACCAATTCGCGCGACGAAGCGCTTGCCCTGCCGACCGAGGAATCGGCCCGGATCGCGCTGCGCACCCAACAGATCATCGCCTTTGAAAGCGGGGTTACCGACACGGTAGATCCGCTGGCCGGCTCTTATTTCGTAGAGTACCTGACGGATCAGGTAGAGGCCAAGGCGTTGGAATACCTGGAGAAAATCGAACAGCTGGGCGGAGCGGTCGCCGCAGTCGAAGCAGGCTACATGCAGCGGGAAATTCATAAGCAAGCCTATGAGACACAGCGCAAAATCGAATCCGGCGAGGAAAAAGTGGTCGGGATGAACTGCTTCCAGCTGGAACATGAGCCCCAGCCGGAGCTGCTTCGCGTCGATCCGACGCTCGGACGCAAACAGAAGGAACGGCTCGACGCGCTCAGAGCCAAGCGCAATAATCAGGCGGTTGAACAAACGCTCGCTCAGTTGCGAGCGGCGGCGGAAGGAACAGAAAACTTGATGCCCTCGATTCTGGAATGTGTGCGCAATTATGCGACCATCGGTGAAATTTGCGGCGTATTGCGCGACGTTTTCGGAGAGTATCGGGCTGTCTAA
- a CDS encoding dihydrolipoamide acetyltransferase family protein: protein MATKVLMPQLGESVTEGTITKWLVKVGDVVAKYDPLAEVSTDKVNAEVPSTVAGRVTEIVVPEGETVAVGTLILYIEESGEQAGGAVSGAAPGEGTAAAEAKPAQTAAAQADATPTAAGAQTGHTAASDTASAPELAQPQGQKQRYSPAVMRLAQEHGIDLSRVRGTGMEGRVTRKDIQAIIDAGAQEAAPAPAAVPAESTRTEDSAAGAPARQPAAAAATASVKADIPVGAGDQIIPVTPIRRTIANRMVQSKHEAPHAWTMVEVDVTRLVDFRNQVKDSFKQKEGVNLTFLPFFIKAVVEALKEYPILNSTWAGDQIIVKKNINISIAVATEDALYVPVIKDADQKSIFGIAKSIEELAAKTRAGKLTVDDMTGGTFTVNNTGSFGSVLSMPIINSPQAAILSVESIVKRPVVIDDMIAIRSMVNLCLSLDHRVLDGLVCGRFLQSVKQKLEAIGPDTKLY, encoded by the coding sequence ATGGCGACAAAAGTGCTAATGCCCCAATTGGGAGAAAGCGTGACAGAAGGCACCATTACCAAATGGCTGGTGAAAGTGGGCGATGTGGTGGCCAAGTACGACCCGCTCGCCGAAGTGTCTACGGACAAAGTAAATGCGGAAGTGCCCTCCACAGTAGCCGGACGGGTGACGGAGATCGTCGTGCCTGAGGGAGAGACGGTTGCGGTCGGCACCTTGATTCTTTATATCGAAGAGAGCGGCGAGCAAGCTGGCGGCGCAGTCTCGGGAGCCGCTCCGGGCGAAGGGACAGCGGCAGCCGAGGCGAAGCCCGCGCAGACGGCGGCAGCCCAGGCTGATGCGACTCCGACAGCAGCGGGTGCCCAAACGGGTCACACCGCCGCAAGCGACACGGCGTCGGCCCCTGAACTGGCGCAGCCTCAGGGTCAAAAGCAGCGCTATTCGCCCGCGGTGATGCGGCTGGCGCAAGAGCATGGAATCGATCTCTCCCGTGTACGGGGAACCGGCATGGAGGGACGGGTGACGCGCAAGGATATTCAGGCGATCATCGACGCGGGCGCCCAGGAAGCGGCTCCGGCTCCAGCTGCCGTGCCGGCTGAGAGCACGCGTACTGAAGATTCGGCTGCCGGCGCACCTGCTAGGCAGCCTGCCGCAGCAGCCGCGACAGCCAGTGTCAAGGCCGACATACCGGTCGGCGCGGGCGACCAGATCATTCCGGTCACCCCGATTCGCCGCACGATCGCCAATCGCATGGTGCAGAGCAAGCACGAAGCGCCGCACGCTTGGACGATGGTAGAGGTAGACGTCACCCGGCTGGTAGATTTCCGCAATCAGGTGAAAGACTCGTTCAAGCAAAAAGAAGGCGTCAACTTGACCTTCCTGCCTTTCTTTATCAAGGCCGTCGTGGAAGCGCTGAAAGAGTACCCGATCCTCAATTCCACCTGGGCGGGGGATCAGATTATCGTCAAGAAAAACATCAATATCTCCATCGCGGTAGCGACAGAGGATGCCCTGTACGTGCCGGTGATCAAGGATGCCGACCAGAAATCGATTTTCGGCATTGCCAAATCCATTGAAGAGCTGGCCGCCAAGACGCGGGCAGGCAAGCTGACGGTGGACGACATGACCGGCGGCACCTTTACCGTGAACAACACCGGTTCCTTTGGCTCGGTCCTCTCCATGCCGATTATCAATTCGCCGCAGGCCGCGATTCTGAGTGTCGAATCGATTGTCAAACGACCCGTGGTGATCGACGATATGATCGCCATCCGGTCAATGGTAAACCTCTGCCTCTCGCTGGACCATCGCGTGCTGGACGGCCTCGTCTGCGGCCGTTTTCTCCAAAGCGTCAAACAAAAACTGGAAGCGATCGGACCCGACACCAAGCTATACTGA
- a CDS encoding copper amine oxidase N-terminal domain-containing protein, translating into MEKSKKVLPIMLATALAATPFVVAPQSASAISSISIDADNDETDEDSEYTIEFDLDADLKRGDKIYVKFPKDFDIDTDIGKSDIEADFKVKSVSAKGNEISITIDENLYDGDQVSFDILDGITNPSKKGTYSIEISTTEESKKSASVKIYDGSSSGSGKASSDDYSVDITDTTEKKETQYEIGPIKLDDKLTKGDWITVTFPSSSMLPSKISTNDVDLNKYSPDQVRISGKTVELKVPSKADGDKELTLKFYKSAGITNPSAGNDYTIEVEWENETYESEEFDIKKSGSSSSSSTGSDFTVSLSDSSAGARSSYSFEADFGKTELEADSTVIIEFPSAEMIPGYLDPQDFTINGKAAKRVGFSGSKVSLTTPSNFSSSKTVKIDVAHTAWITNPKTPGDYTIKLTVDGKTATSKSFRIGGTGTVVPAPTAPTPSTNPGTTVPVNNSTATIGLTNTAVNGQTGVNIAIRAVGAPLVKQRDFIEVVFPVGYKVPAYIAPANVSVNGAAASFVAVRGQNVLVYPNQDIPAGAGANIVITPAANIVNPAAKNTYSISVFSSEEKGLLFARAVGVGVPQPVQTPAPAPAPAPAPAPQKPQVAVPTNAALFKLNTNQFTLHGKTYPMQEAPFLANGNTTMVPAQFFKEALAITTFWNNDVVTISSGGKVIRLTVGSNKARVGSQEVTLPSAVVLKNGMPMIPVRFVTDNLGYSVGWDASTSSVYVYK; encoded by the coding sequence ATGGAGAAGAGCAAAAAGGTACTTCCGATAATGTTGGCGACAGCGTTGGCAGCGACTCCTTTTGTCGTCGCACCCCAATCTGCAAGCGCGATCAGTTCGATCTCGATTGATGCGGATAATGATGAAACGGATGAAGACAGCGAATACACCATTGAGTTTGATCTGGATGCGGATCTAAAACGGGGAGACAAAATTTATGTAAAATTCCCCAAAGACTTTGATATCGATACGGACATCGGCAAAAGCGACATCGAAGCGGATTTTAAAGTCAAAAGCGTCAGTGCAAAGGGCAATGAAATCAGCATCACGATCGACGAAAACCTGTATGATGGCGACCAGGTTTCTTTTGATATCCTCGACGGCATCACCAACCCGTCTAAAAAAGGTACATATTCGATCGAGATCAGCACGACGGAAGAATCCAAGAAGTCAGCTTCGGTCAAAATTTACGATGGCAGCAGCAGCGGCAGCGGCAAAGCCAGCTCCGATGATTACTCCGTCGACATCACCGACACCACGGAAAAGAAAGAGACGCAGTACGAGATCGGCCCGATCAAGCTGGATGACAAGCTGACCAAAGGCGACTGGATCACGGTCACTTTCCCGAGCTCCAGCATGCTGCCCTCGAAAATCTCTACCAACGATGTCGATCTGAATAAATACTCTCCCGATCAGGTGCGCATCTCCGGCAAAACCGTCGAGCTGAAAGTACCGTCCAAAGCGGACGGAGACAAAGAGCTGACGCTGAAGTTTTACAAGAGCGCGGGGATTACCAACCCTTCTGCGGGAAATGATTACACCATCGAAGTAGAGTGGGAAAATGAAACCTACGAATCCGAGGAATTTGACATCAAGAAGTCCGGTTCTTCTTCCAGCTCTTCGACGGGCAGTGATTTCACGGTCAGCCTGTCCGACAGTTCGGCCGGAGCGCGTTCCAGCTACAGCTTTGAAGCCGACTTTGGCAAAACGGAGCTGGAAGCGGACAGCACGGTGATTATCGAATTCCCGTCTGCTGAAATGATTCCGGGCTATCTGGATCCGCAGGACTTCACAATCAATGGAAAAGCGGCGAAGCGAGTCGGCTTCTCCGGCAGCAAGGTATCGCTGACGACACCGTCCAACTTCTCTTCAAGCAAGACGGTGAAGATCGATGTGGCCCATACTGCCTGGATCACCAATCCAAAGACGCCGGGAGACTACACGATCAAGCTGACGGTAGACGGCAAAACAGCGACATCCAAATCCTTCCGCATCGGCGGGACGGGAACAGTCGTACCGGCGCCGACCGCTCCGACACCGAGCACCAATCCGGGCACAACGGTACCGGTCAATAACAGCACGGCGACGATTGGCCTCACCAATACGGCTGTCAACGGACAAACAGGCGTCAACATCGCGATCAGGGCAGTAGGCGCTCCGCTGGTGAAGCAGCGTGACTTCATCGAAGTGGTATTCCCGGTCGGATACAAAGTACCGGCGTACATCGCTCCGGCGAATGTATCGGTAAACGGCGCGGCTGCCAGCTTTGTCGCTGTGCGCGGACAAAACGTGCTGGTCTATCCGAATCAGGACATCCCGGCAGGCGCAGGGGCGAATATCGTGATCACTCCTGCCGCCAACATCGTCAACCCGGCTGCGAAAAACACGTACAGCATCAGCGTCTTCAGCTCGGAGGAAAAAGGCTTGCTGTTTGCTCGCGCAGTGGGCGTAGGGGTACCGCAACCGGTCCAAACTCCTGCTCCGGCACCTGCACCTGCGCCGGCACCAGCTCCGCAGAAGCCCCAGGTAGCCGTACCGACAAACGCGGCTCTGTTTAAACTGAATACCAACCAGTTCACGCTGCACGGCAAAACCTACCCGATGCAGGAAGCGCCATTCCTGGCAAACGGAAACACAACCATGGTTCCTGCGCAATTCTTTAAAGAAGCGCTGGCGATCACCACGTTCTGGAACAATGACGTCGTCACGATCTCCAGCGGCGGCAAAGTGATCCGTCTGACGGTAGGATCCAACAAGGCGAGAGTCGGCTCTCAGGAAGTGACGCTCCCGTCCGCAGTCGTCCTCAAAAACGGCATGCCGATGATTCCGGTTCGCTTTGTGACCGACAATCTGGGCTACTCGGTTGGTTGGGACGCGAGCACATCCAGCGTCTACGTCTACAAATAA